A stretch of DNA from Oharaeibacter diazotrophicus:
GTCGCCGCGCGCCTCGCCGCCCATGGCTACGGCGACATGCTGCTCGACGTCGGCGAGATCCGCGCCGCCGGCTCGCGCGCCCCCGCCGGCGACGGCTGGACCGTCGGCGTCGACCGCGGCGGGCGCCGCGACCACGTCCGCCTCCGCGACGAGGCGATCGCGACCTCCGCCCCGCTCGGCACCGTGCTCGATCCCGCCGGCCGGTTCGGCCACGTCTTCGATCCCCGCCGCGGCTGGACCGGCGGCGCCCGCCGCGCCGCCAGCGTGATCGCGCCGACCGCGGCCCTCGCCGACGCCGTCTCGACCGCCGCGGTGCTGATGGACGACGCCGACCTTTCCGGCCTCGCCCGCCTCGGCGTCCGCGTCCTGCCCGGCTGATCCGGCCGCCCGGCCGGGTGCGAAACGGTCGTCCGACGGAGCGAGATTCGGCGCGCGTCCGGACCTGCCGGATCCTGCCCTTCGAAAGGCTTATCGATAATCGAAAGTATTACGGCTTGAACAAAACTTTAAGTAAAATCCCTGAGCATGACGAGGATACCACCTAGGACGATCGTCTGTTGTGTGTGCCATTTCAAGTGGTCGCCGGGGTGGAGGAGACCCTCGTCCGCGCGTCACCGTTCTCGCGGACCGGAGATCGACCGGTAGGGGAGAACCGTCGGCATGCCGCTCCTGAACTGTCTGGTGATCGACGACTCGGGCATCGTGCGCGGGCAACTGCGCGAGGGCATCTGCTCGGTCCTGCCCGACTGCCATGTGTTCGAGGTCGAGGGCGCGCTCGAAGGCGCGCGCTTCCTCAGCCGCTTCGTCCCCGAGGTGGTCTTCCTCGATCTCAACATGCCGGGCGTCGGCGGGATCGAGTTCCTGGACGGGCTCGACCGGATCCTCGCCGGCCGCAAGCGCCCGATCATCGTGTCCATCACCGCCGAGATCAACGCGGTCACCCTGAAGGCGCTGCAGGATCGGGGCGCCTACGACCTGCTGCCCAAGCCCTTCGACAAGATCGCGATCGCCACCGTGCTGTTGCGGCTCGTGCAGATGACCCGCATGCGCCGGGTGCTCGTGGTCGACGACAGCGCGACGGTGCGCCAGGTGGTCCGCAAGATCGTCCAGCGCAGCCGCTTCAACCTCCACGTCGACGAGGCCGCCTGCGCGGAGGACGCTTATCGCCTGTTCCGAGGCCAGGGCTTCGACCTCGCCTTCATCGACATGTTCATGCCCGACGTGGACGGTCTGGAGGTCGCCGGCGAGATCCTCTACACGCGCCAGGGCGTGCACATCGTGATGATGTCGGGCGACGCCGACGAGTCGCGGCGGCGGGCCGCCGCCCACATCGGCGTGCAGCACTTCCTGAAGAAGCCCTTCTATCCGGCCCAGGTCGACAGCGTCCTGCACGCTCTCTACGACATGAACGACGCGCAGTTCCTCGAAGCGGCCCGCCACGAGGTCTTCACCCAGATCTAGCGCCGTGTCGGCGATGCGGATCGCGCAACGCCGCCCGCGTCCGGACGCCCGACACCGGCTCGCTGCGCCTTCTCGTCACGCCACGATCCGATCGGGAACTAGTTCCCTGGCGGGTTCGTCACGTCGCCGCCACCATGGCCGTCGGCACCGGCGCGGCGCGCGCCAGCGGGCGGGGAGGGCGCGGATGCGGAGCTTCGGGACCGGATTCGGCGTCGTCGCGGCCCTTGCCGCCTCCTTCTTCACCGCGACGGCCGCCCCGGCCTCGGCCGCCCCGCCGCTCTGGGTGCTCTCGGACGAGGATTCCACCGTCTACCTCTTCGGTACCCTGCACGCGACGAAGCCCGACGATCCCTGGTGGACGCCGGAGATCGCCGGCGCGCTCGCGCGCAGCCATTCGCTGTGGCTCGAGAGCGAATCCGAGAGCGGCGACGGCGGCCTCGTCCGCAGGCTCGGCCTGTCGCCGGACGAACCGCTCGCCGCCCGCCTCGACCCGGACCTGCTCGAGGCCGCCGCCAACGTCGCGCTCGCCTACGGTATCCCCTTCGCGCGCATCGACCCGATGCGGCCCTGGCTCGCGACCGCCACCATCGGCGCCGCCGCCGTCCGCCGCGACGGCTTCGATGGCACCGCCGCCGACATCGCGCTCGCCCGCGAAGCGGCGGCGCGTGGCATCGCCGTCGCCGGCTTCGACCCGCCCGACACGCCGGTCCGCCTGTTCGCCTCGCTGGCGCCCGACGAGGAGGTCGACCTCTTGCGCGCCGTCGTCGAGGACCTCTCGGCCGGCCGTTTCGAGCACCGCGACCTGCACGACGCCTGGCTCGCCGGCGACGTCGCTGCGATCGAGCGCGTGCTCACCGGCTACGAGCGTCCGGGCGGCGACGCGCTGCACCGCGTCCTGATCCGCGGCCGCACCGCCGGCTGGATCCCGCGCATCGAGCAGTTGCTGCTCGGCGCCGGCACCCATTTCGTCGCGGTCGGGGTGCTGCACGTGGTCGGCGACGACGGCGTCGTCGCGCTGCTGCGCCGCCACGGCCACACGGTGCGCCGGGTCGAGCCGGCGCCGTGACCGGCGGCGGGCCGATCAGGCCCGCCGGCTGCGCTGCGAGGTCCGCTCGATCGCCTTGACCACCAGTTCCGGCAGCGTCTCGGCGTCGAGCTTCGACTTCAGGATCGAGGAGACGTTGGCGACGGTCTTGTAGCTGATGCCGAGTTCCTCGGCGATCTCGCCGTAGGAGCGGCCCTCGGCGAGCAGGGTCAGGATCTCCTGTTCGCGGCGGGTGAAGTCCTTGAGCTCGATCCGCGCCGCCGGCTCCGGCGCCAGCGCCACCTGCAGCGCGAGGTCGCCGGTGAGGTAGCGCACGCCGCGCCGGACCCGGTCGACCGCGGTCAGGATCTCGGTCGGCGGGGCGTCCTTGTGGACGTAGCCGGTGGCACCGGCGGCGAGCGCCTTGCGCACCACCGAGGGCTCGCCGTGCATGCTGAAGACCAGGATCGGCAGCGTCCGGTCGATCGCCCTCAGCCGGCGCACGAAGGAGAGGCCGGCGAGGGTGCGGTTGGGCATGCCGATGTCGACGATGATCACGTCGGGGCGCTGGCGTCGCCACGCCCGGAACGCCTGCGGGAAGCGCTCGGCGACCTCGACGGCGCAGGCGCCGTGTTCCTCCATCAGCCGGCGGCAGCCCTGGAGCACGATGGGGTGGTCGTCGACGATCAGGACGCGGGTCAAGGCTGGATCTCGGTGTTGTCGGAGGTGAAGGCGATGCGCCGCTCGATCGGCAGACGGATCGAGGTGACGGTGCGGCCGGCGGACTGGCGCGGACCCGCCCAGACGCCGCCGAGGGCACGCGCCCGTTCGGCGATGCCGGCGAGGCCGTAGCCGGCCTTCGGCGCGGGGGCGGCCGGTCCGGCGCCGTCGTCGGTGACTGTGACGGCGAGCACCGCGCCCTCGTCGACCACGGCGACGCGCACGGTGGCGGCGTCGCCGTGCCGCATGGCGTTGAGCACGCTCTCCTGGACGAAGCGGTAGACCGTGATGTCGGCGGCCTCGCCGTAGGAGACGTCGGGGATGCGCGCGGCGAGGGCGATGTCCGAGCGGTCCGACAGTCGGCCGAGGCCGGCGACGAGGTCGTCGAGCAGTTCGCGCAGCGTCGCTTCGCCGAGCGACATCGGCCGGAGCGTCGAGATGATCCGCCGGGTGCGCGCCTGGATCGCCTGGGCGAGGTCGATCAGCGCGTCGACGCCGTCGGGACCGGCCGCCTCGCCCGCCGCCGGGCGCGGCAGCTTGGCCGCGGCGGCGCGCAGACCGAACAGGTAGGGGCCGAGTTCGTCGTGGAGGTCGAGCGCGATCGCCTTGCGCTCGTCGTCCTGCACGGTGAGCAGCCGGCGGGCGAGATCGCGGTTCTCGGCCTCGCGCGCGGCGAGGGCGCCGGCGAGGTCGTTGAAACGGCCGGCGATGGCGGCGAGTTCGGGGATCCCCGGCGCCTCGACCCTGGTGTCGAGCCGGCCGCCGGCGAGCCGGTCGAGCCCTTCCGTGACCCGGTGGATGCGCGCGAACAGGTGGTTGAGCACCAGCGTCAGCAGGCCCGTCAGCAGCACGGAATAGCCGATCAGCAGCGGCACGATGAAGCGGAAGTCCTGCCAGACCTCGGTGATCTCGTCGTGCGGCTCGCTCTCCAGCACGATGGTCGCGGTCTGGCCCGATTTGAACACCAGTGGGATCTCCTCGCGCAGCGGCGGCATCGCCAGGAGCGCCACGAACCAGTCCGGCGGCTCGGCCTCCTCGTCGTCCCGCGGCACGGCCGGGCCGCGCGGCGGCACCACGCGCCCGGCGCCGTCGATGGCGATCGCCCGGACGTGGCGGGTGCGGCCGTCCTCGAGACCGAGGTTGGCGAGGTAGTTGTCGGGGAAATAGGCCTGTTCGATCTCGGTCTTGCGGGAGGCGAGGTAGCGCAGCGCCACCGCGAAGGACGAGCGCACCTCCTCGGCCACCGCCACCCGGGCGTTGAGGACCAGACCGCCGGCGACCAGCAGCGCCAGCGAGGCGGCGATGCCGGCGAAAGCGAGCAGCATGCGGTCGCGGAAGGACAGGGCCGGCAGCAGCCGGCGCCAGGTCGCCGCCACCGCGGTCGGGCGTCGGGCCGGGATCGGATCGGTGATGCCGCTCATGGGCGGGCTCCTCCGAATCGGGTGCGCAGGGTGCCGATCGCGCCCGCGTGGTCGGCGCCGTTCTCGCGCAGCACCACGTAGGCCTGAGTGAGGACGCCGAACCATCCGGTCGGCCGGTCGCGCATCGGGAAGGTGAGGTCGGCGAGGAGGCGTTCCGGGGCGAGCGGCTCGCCGCGCTCGGCCGAGAGGTCGGCGAGCTGGGCGACGCGGTTGGCGATCATCCGCGGCGGCTCGTGGAACTGCCGCTCGGCGGCGTCGAGCGCCGCGGCGACGGCGGCGACGCGCGCCTCGTCCGCGGCGGTTCCGCCCGCCTCGCGCCCGCGCTCGGCGAGCCAACGCTCCGGCGGGCGATCGTCGCCGCGCACCAGCCAGTCGGCGGTCTCGCCCTCCGCCCGCGTCGGCGGATCGGCCGCGCCGCCGCGGGAGGCCGCGGGCTCGTCGCCGCATCCGGCGCAGAGCGCGAGGGCGGCGAGCGAGACGGCCAGCTTGCGTTTCGGCGGCACCGATCGGTTCTCCTTCGTCATCGTCGCGCAAGGAAAAGCATCAATCCGGAAAGCGGCGATGTCTTCGTCGGCCCTGAGAGTATCCTTTTAGCACGTGTGCCAGATGCGTCATCCGATCGCACCGTCATTACAGGGTTTTAATCCATTGATGTTGCGATGCGGGAACCTACTGATAAAGCTGATGCTCGCCGATTGCGCTTTGTTCCGGGCCGCGAGTGCCCGGGAACTACTTCCCGGATCGGCCTGGAAATCTGCTCAAGACGCGCCGCCCTGCCGGCGACATCGTCCGAGGCGGAACGGGGCACCGTCGTGCATCGGAGGAGGGGGGACCGGAGTGTCCGACCCTTGCACGGCGGGAACTGCAGACCGTTCTCGGGAGAAACGGATACCTAGCGGGGGAAACCCATGAAGCTGCTCAGGAGAACCGTGGGCGGGACGTCGCTCGTCGCCCTGCTGGCCGCCGGCATCGTCGCGGCGCAGCCGGTTTCGGCCAACGACAAGCTCGTCGAGCTCGCCAAGAGCAACGAGAACTGGGTCACGACGGGCCGTGACTACAGCGAGACCAACTACAGCCCGATGACGCAGATCAACAAGGAGAACGTCAAGCAGCTCAGGACCGCGTGGTCGTTCTCGACCGGCGTGCTGCACGGACACGAGGGAACGCCGCTGGTCGTCGACGGCGTGATGTACATCCACTCGCCGTTCCCCAACAAGACCTTCGCGATCGCCCTGGACGATCCGGGCAAGATCCTGTGGCAGCACAGCCCGAAGCAGGATCCGACCGCCCGTTCGGTCGCCTGCTGCGACGTGGTCAACCGCGGTCTGGCCTACTGGCCCGGCGACGACGAGGTCGGCCCGCTGATCCTGAAGACCCAGCTCGACGGCCACATCGTCGCCCTCGACGCCAAGACCGGCGCCGAGCGCTGGAAGATGGAGAACTCCGACATCAAGGTCGGCTCCACGCTCACCATCGCCCCCTACGTGATCAAGGACGCCGTCCTGGTCGGATCGTCGGGTGCCGAGCTCGGCG
This window harbors:
- a CDS encoding response regulator, with the protein product MPLLNCLVIDDSGIVRGQLREGICSVLPDCHVFEVEGALEGARFLSRFVPEVVFLDLNMPGVGGIEFLDGLDRILAGRKRPIIVSITAEINAVTLKALQDRGAYDLLPKPFDKIAIATVLLRLVQMTRMRRVLVVDDSATVRQVVRKIVQRSRFNLHVDEAACAEDAYRLFRGQGFDLAFIDMFMPDVDGLEVAGEILYTRQGVHIVMMSGDADESRRRAAAHIGVQHFLKKPFYPAQVDSVLHALYDMNDAQFLEAARHEVFTQI
- a CDS encoding TraB/GumN family protein — protein: MRSFGTGFGVVAALAASFFTATAAPASAAPPLWVLSDEDSTVYLFGTLHATKPDDPWWTPEIAGALARSHSLWLESESESGDGGLVRRLGLSPDEPLAARLDPDLLEAAANVALAYGIPFARIDPMRPWLATATIGAAAVRRDGFDGTAADIALAREAAARGIAVAGFDPPDTPVRLFASLAPDEEVDLLRAVVEDLSAGRFEHRDLHDAWLAGDVAAIERVLTGYERPGGDALHRVLIRGRTAGWIPRIEQLLLGAGTHFVAVGVLHVVGDDGVVALLRRHGHTVRRVEPAP
- a CDS encoding response regulator transcription factor gives rise to the protein MTRVLIVDDHPIVLQGCRRLMEEHGACAVEVAERFPQAFRAWRRQRPDVIIVDIGMPNRTLAGLSFVRRLRAIDRTLPILVFSMHGEPSVVRKALAAGATGYVHKDAPPTEILTAVDRVRRGVRYLTGDLALQVALAPEPAARIELKDFTRREQEILTLLAEGRSYGEIAEELGISYKTVANVSSILKSKLDAETLPELVVKAIERTSQRSRRA
- a CDS encoding histidine kinase — its product is MSGITDPIPARRPTAVAATWRRLLPALSFRDRMLLAFAGIAASLALLVAGGLVLNARVAVAEEVRSSFAVALRYLASRKTEIEQAYFPDNYLANLGLEDGRTRHVRAIAIDGAGRVVPPRGPAVPRDDEEAEPPDWFVALLAMPPLREEIPLVFKSGQTATIVLESEPHDEITEVWQDFRFIVPLLIGYSVLLTGLLTLVLNHLFARIHRVTEGLDRLAGGRLDTRVEAPGIPELAAIAGRFNDLAGALAAREAENRDLARRLLTVQDDERKAIALDLHDELGPYLFGLRAAAAKLPRPAAGEAAGPDGVDALIDLAQAIQARTRRIISTLRPMSLGEATLRELLDDLVAGLGRLSDRSDIALAARIPDVSYGEAADITVYRFVQESVLNAMRHGDAATVRVAVVDEGAVLAVTVTDDGAGPAAPAPKAGYGLAGIAERARALGGVWAGPRQSAGRTVTSIRLPIERRIAFTSDNTEIQP